TTCTTCAGCTGCATCTTTCAGTTCACGGGCAATGGCCTGAACCTGTTTATCCGAGTTCCCGTGACAGATCAAAAAATAATCCGCAATTAAAGAAACACCTTTCATATCCAATACGACGATATCTTCAGCACGTTTATCATCAGCGGCTTTATACGCTAATTCCACTAAGTTGTTTTCCATTCCTTCATCTCCTCTGATTGAATACTAATCCATTATAAAACCGGAAAGTATCCGGGTAAATCGCTTGATTTTTTTTCATTAAAAAGGTCATCGTGTTCTGCAGGGCTTTGATGAGTGCAAGATCCAATGATTCCTCGGCAAGTTCCCTTACCTCTTCCACACCAGGGAATTGACGGTTCGGCTCGATGTAATCGGCCAGATACACCACCTTGTCAAGGATGGTCATCCCTTCTTTCCCTGATGTATGATAACGGATCGCATCAAGGATTTCCTCATCCTTGATGCCGACTTCCCGTTCTACGAGCAGCGCACCAACAGGGGCATGCCAAAGTTCACTGTTGTACAATAAAAGGTCCTGTGGGAGGTTCTCTTCAATGATGATCCCCTTCATTTCCTCTTTATCACGGAACTTGGCATAATCATGGAAAATCGCAGCCAACTCAGCTTTCCCCTCATCTGCTCCATACCGTTTTGCCAATTCTATGCTTGTTTCCATCACGCCGCAAGTATGGACAAACCGGTGATGGGTTAAATGCTCTTTCACGATTTCCAATGCTTTTTCTCTATTCATACAATCCCTCCTCCTTTATATATCGATACACATCATCGGGAACTAAATAGCGGACCGTTTGTCCCTTCTTTACTGTGTCGCGAATGTAAGAAGAAGAAAGATCGATGGCAGGGACCTCTATCAAATGAACATCATAGGGGGTCTCATGGGTATATGCCGGCCGGTTCACCCCGATGAACTTCACCATTTCCTGAAGCTCATCAATTCGATGCCATTTGGGAAGGTACTCAATCATATCCCCGCCAATGATAAACGAAAATTCGGTGTTTCCTTCTCTTTCCGTCAATAACTTGATCGTGTCGAATGTATAAGAAGCACCCTCTCTTTCAAGCTCGATTTTTTCAATCGAAAAGCGGGGGTGACCCTGTATGGCTTTTTCCAGCATGTTTACCCGCTGTTGCGGCGACACACGCTCGTCGGCCTGTTTATGGGGCGGCACGTGATTCGGCAGAAAGCGGATTTCATCGAGACCGGCCTTTTCCAGCGCCTGTTCGGCAATGACCAAATGACCTATATGGGGAGGGTTGAACGTACCTCCCAGAAGTCCTACCTTTTTCTTCATCGTATCAATCCTTATCGTGAACGTGGAAGAATGATTTGCTTATTTTCTTTTGATTCTTTGTAAAGGACGATCGTATTCCCGATTACCTGAACGACTTCTGCCCCTACGCCTTTAGACAGCTGATCAGCCACTTCGGATTTGTCCATATCACAATTTTGAAGGATGCTGATTTTCATCAATTCTCTTGACTCAATCGCTTCCCCGATTGTTTTGATCATATTATCATTCACTCCGCCTTTCCCTACTTGAAAGACCGGATTTAAATGATGAGCTTCTGCACGTAAAAATCTTTTTTGTTTACCTGTTAACATGTTAACCTCCTAGTTGTTGTAAAACGGTGTTTTTCATTATTGAATAAGAAGGGAAAATCCCTGTCCATTTTTCAAATGAGAGTGCACCTTGATAGACAAACATATCAAGTCCATTTTGCGTCTGTGCACCTTTTTCCCTCGCCTGTTTCAGGAGGGATGTTTCCAATGGGTTATAGATGATGTCACTGACGATGCTTCCCTGTTTCACTTCATGCATCACGAGCGGACTCTCGTCGATATGCGGGAACATCCCGATCGAGGTCGTCTGGATGATGACATCGTAATCCTGCAGACGCTTCTCAGCTTCTTCAAGTGTAAGAGAGGTGGAGTCCAATTGAAAGGGGCAGGCCCCAATCATCTTCTCCGCTCTCTCTTTCGTCCTGTTGGTCACATCGATCACCCTCACCCCGAGGGATGCAAGTGTGTAATAAATGGCCTTTGCAGCCCCGCCTGCGCCGATGATGAGCATAGACTTCCCTTCAAGAGGCTCCTTGGACATGTTTCTAAGTCCCTCTACATACCCGAGTCCATCTGTATTGTAGCCGGTGAGCTTACCATTTTCATTGACGATCGTATTGACTGCACCAATCGCCTCTGCCAAAGGATCGATTTCATCCAATAGCTCCATGACCTGCTCCTTATGGGGAACCGTCACATTCACTCCCCGGATCCCAAGGGCCTTTATTCCCTCAATGGCTTGAGGAAGGTCCTCTTTCTTCACGTGAAATTTAACATAAGTTGCATCAACACCACTCTCCCTGAAAGCGCTCGTATGCATCAGGGGTGACATGGAGTGTGCGATCGGATCTCCTATCACACCATATAAAGCCACATGACCCCTCCTAGATTAATGATTTTCTCAGGAACACGCTGACGCCCTTCGGAACATGGGCCGCAATCGTCGCCCCTGCCTCATTTACGGTGATCCACCCTAAACCGGAGAAAACGATGTCGGTCTTCGCTTCTTTAATCTTGAATTCATGCCTCACGAGCGCCGGGAAGTTACCCATGTCATCCTTCCTTGGCGGCTGCAGTAACTCACCTGCATGATTCTCATAAAGCTCATCCGCCTTCTCGATCTTCGTACGGTGGATGTTCAGCTCATTCGAGAAATAGCAGGTGAACGGCTGACGATTACCTGCCATGAAATCAAATCTGGCCAATCCGCCAAAGAACAATGTTTGTTCCGGATTCAGCTGGAACGTCCGGGGCTTGATTTCTTTCTTCGGAGTGATGATTTTCAAGTCCTGCTTATCAACAAAATGGGCCATCTGATGATGATTGATGATTCCCGGTGTGTCTATGAGCGACTCCTCATCATCCAGAGGAATTTGGATCATATCAAGCGTCGTGCCAGGGAAGTGGGAAGTTGTGATCACATCCTGTTCCCCTGATACATGCTTGATGATCCGGTTAATGAAGGTTGATTTCCCTACATTGGTACATCCAACCACATAGACGTCTTTGCCGTTCCGATATTCTTCGATCGCTTCGATCGCTTCTGTAATTCCCTGTCCTTTAGCCGCGCTCACAAGCTGAACGTCGATCGGTTTCAGACCGAGCTGGCTAGCCTCATGCTTCATCCAGTGGATCAGTTTGGCAGGCTTGACTGATTTCGGAAGCAGGTCAACTTTATTCCCGATCAAGAGGATCGGATTCTTGCCGACAAACCGGTGCAACCCTGGAAGCCAGCTGCCGTTAAAGTCAAATATATCTACAACTTTGACGATCAATCCTTCTGAATCTCCAAGTTCATTCAATATTTTCAGGAAGTCGTCATCTGTCAACGGAACATCCTGGACTTCATTATAATGTTTCAACCGAAAACAACGTTGACAGATGATTTCTTCTTTTTGAAGGGCCGATGGCGGTGCATAGCCCATTCCCTCTTTGTTTTCCGTCTGAATTTCAACGCCGCAACCTATACATACAACTTGACTCACTTTTTATCCTCCCACTCAAGCATGCCTTTCCGCTTGAAAAACTTCATGATTCTTCTTTCCACCCGGCGGTTGAACTTTGTCACAAATCCGTCCGATTGGGCAACCGGAACGACCAGGATCGTGTGGAATCCGCTGCGGTTTCCACCTAAAACGTCTGTTAAAAGCTGATCGCCGATGACGACAGTCTCTTCTTTTTTTACACCCATTTTACACCCATTTGCTCAATCGCTCTTTTAAAAGCCCGTCCCATCGGCTTGCGGGCCTGAAAGATGAACGGCACGCCAAGCGGGTCTGCAAATGCACCGACACGGCTTTTATTATTGTTGGATACGATTGTGACAAGGATGCCTTGCTCCTGCATCTCTTTAAACCACTGTATCAGCTTCGGCGTGGCATTTGGCCTGTCCCATTCCACCAGTGTGTTATCCAAATCTGTTATGATTGCCTTAATTCCTTTTTCCTTTAAATGCCCCGGACTGATACTAAAGATATCCTGAACCTGTTCATTGGGTAAAAACTGCTTGATCACTTGCTACACCTCAAATTTCTTTATCAATGATATGGATGACTCCCCTCAAAAGAAAATCCCTCCATTTTAACGCACTCTTCCTATAGTATACCTTTAACCTATAACAGATTAATGATAACCAATTTTACATACGGATTCAAAAAAAAATCATATATATTCCTTGAAATCCATGATTATTCTTCCCAACCATAAATATTTTTCGACAAATTCTTCGTTTTCCTCTATGTTGTGGATAACCTTATACACATTATACA
The nucleotide sequence above comes from Bacillus sp. KH172YL63. Encoded proteins:
- the rsfS gene encoding ribosome silencing factor, whose amino-acid sequence is MENNLVELAYKAADDKRAEDIVVLDMKGVSLIADYFLICHGNSDKQVQAIARELKDAAEEKGYTVKRLEGFDQARWVLVDLGDVVAHVFHKEERGYYNLERLWGDASHVEVGQGENL
- the yqeK gene encoding bis(5'-nucleosyl)-tetraphosphatase (symmetrical) YqeK, whose amino-acid sequence is MNREKALEIVKEHLTHHRFVHTCGVMETSIELAKRYGADEGKAELAAIFHDYAKFRDKEEMKGIIIEENLPQDLLLYNSELWHAPVGALLVEREVGIKDEEILDAIRYHTSGKEGMTILDKVVYLADYIEPNRQFPGVEEVRELAEESLDLALIKALQNTMTFLMKKNQAIYPDTFRFYNGLVFNQRR
- a CDS encoding nicotinate-nucleotide adenylyltransferase, translating into MKKKVGLLGGTFNPPHIGHLVIAEQALEKAGLDEIRFLPNHVPPHKQADERVSPQQRVNMLEKAIQGHPRFSIEKIELEREGASYTFDTIKLLTEREGNTEFSFIIGGDMIEYLPKWHRIDELQEMVKFIGVNRPAYTHETPYDVHLIEVPAIDLSSSYIRDTVKKGQTVRYLVPDDVYRYIKEEGLYE
- the yhbY gene encoding ribosome assembly RNA-binding protein YhbY; its protein translation is MLTGKQKRFLRAEAHHLNPVFQVGKGGVNDNMIKTIGEAIESRELMKISILQNCDMDKSEVADQLSKGVGAEVVQVIGNTIVLYKESKENKQIILPRSR
- the aroE gene encoding shikimate dehydrogenase, with product MALYGVIGDPIAHSMSPLMHTSAFRESGVDATYVKFHVKKEDLPQAIEGIKALGIRGVNVTVPHKEQVMELLDEIDPLAEAIGAVNTIVNENGKLTGYNTDGLGYVEGLRNMSKEPLEGKSMLIIGAGGAAKAIYYTLASLGVRVIDVTNRTKERAEKMIGACPFQLDSTSLTLEEAEKRLQDYDVIIQTTSIGMFPHIDESPLVMHEVKQGSIVSDIIYNPLETSLLKQAREKGAQTQNGLDMFVYQGALSFEKWTGIFPSYSIMKNTVLQQLGG
- the yqeH gene encoding ribosome biogenesis GTPase YqeH, encoding MSQVVCIGCGVEIQTENKEGMGYAPPSALQKEEIICQRCFRLKHYNEVQDVPLTDDDFLKILNELGDSEGLIVKVVDIFDFNGSWLPGLHRFVGKNPILLIGNKVDLLPKSVKPAKLIHWMKHEASQLGLKPIDVQLVSAAKGQGITEAIEAIEEYRNGKDVYVVGCTNVGKSTFINRIIKHVSGEQDVITTSHFPGTTLDMIQIPLDDEESLIDTPGIINHHQMAHFVDKQDLKIITPKKEIKPRTFQLNPEQTLFFGGLARFDFMAGNRQPFTCYFSNELNIHRTKIEKADELYENHAGELLQPPRKDDMGNFPALVRHEFKIKEAKTDIVFSGLGWITVNEAGATIAAHVPKGVSVFLRKSLI